In the genome of Cyclopterus lumpus isolate fCycLum1 chromosome 19, fCycLum1.pri, whole genome shotgun sequence, one region contains:
- the ep300a gene encoding histone acetyltransferase p300 isoform X3, which translates to MAENVLDSGPPSAKRPKLSSPALSASASDGNDFGSLFDLEHDLPDELISSNESGLVNGGDLSQLHTLGGGPAGLGSGGVAGGMGLGLGGGQDAVAKHKQLSELLRSGAPTSTQQGHQGVMGSPGGPSAMGQHLANMKASPGQGPPQMMGQGQQQHLSPQQQANMMQQQQNAAAGMMGGMNRAMMGAQQKGNNGQQQPGMIGSQVMNGSPRMSFGNQGMGGNSNLLAETLQQQGAGGQAGMRGQQPGAMNKMGMMGNPGGPFGGPYTGQGNQGLGGAGLGPQLQNKGPLGNSLAQFNVDKKNQPMQGMAAMGSQQSQTGVGGPSGAPVGVAPGMLPNTQAGLVGPGAQVSAASAAAGAPPTADPEKRKLIQQQLVLLLHAHKCQRREQANGEVRQCNLPHCRTMKNVLNHMTHCQAGKSCQVPHCASSRQIISHWKNCTRHDCPVCLPLKNAGDKRNPQCESLLGAAAAGLGSSLGAVPGGQPSTPNLNPPSQIDPSSIERAYAALGLTYQGNQIQAPTAQPNMSNQGANPMGVNGGLGASPQSQQASLLQDTMMHLNVNSQGLLNDASGVGSMPTAGPPSSSGMRKSWHEDITQDLRNHLVHKLVQAIFPTPDPAALKDRRMENLVAYARKVEGDMYESANSRAEYYHLLAEKIYKIQKELEEKRRTRLQKQGLGLGPAGMGQPPTGLPPNGPLPDPSMVRPAGPNQMVNRMQGPGMNQFNQMGMQSMGQRSTPPLPIGASGNQMAMVAPRMGQPNVNQLQNQYLSQGQFPGSGVGSPQPGMAQPGAQTGMAQTQMGTPPSLPVASPLAQPGSAGGPSGVSSVGPMGPQSVGSGGPNSAVGAPASSMTPPNTSQQPNSIPHMRGSPSPAHSRSPTPHQTPPRLAGSKTPQPHTPNASQLGPPSAPQQNQLGQGPGSNKPLQQQHMGSSGSTTPSHPGLASSSTPHGAQLPRTPLSQKGSFPTDSQAHTPASVSSLDTSSQQPQSNASTTNLDPKMEVKQQDDEDESDTGSCSKGGKLSNIKTEEKPVKLEFKKEECSGEGGKGVPMDTSTTMPTASIKMEDRKPEVKKEVKEEEETSDSASTQAPVKKKIFKPEELRQALMPTLESLYRQDPESLPFRMPVDPQLLCIPDYFDIVKNPMDLSTIKRKLDTGQYQEPWQYVDDIWLMFNNAWLYNRKTSRVYKYCAKLAEVFEQEIDPVMQSLGYCCGRKLEFSPQTLCCYGKQLCTIPRDAAYFSYQNRYHFCEKCFNEIQGETVSLGDDPTQPQTSINKEQFEKKKNDSLDPELLVECTDCGRRMHQICVLHHETIWPSGFVCDGCLKKTNKTRKENKYSAKRLPQTKLGSYLEMRVNDFLKRQSHTGAGEVSIRVVHVSDKVAEVKPGMKSRFVDSGEMSESFPYRTKALFAFEDIDGADVCFFGMHVQEYGSDCPQPNQRRVYISYLDSVHFFRPRGLRTAVYHEVLIGYLEYVRKLGYTTGHIWACPPSEGDDYIFHCHPADQKIPKPKRLQEWYKRMLDKAVAERIVHDYKDVFKQATEDRLTSANELPYFEGDFWPNVLEESIKELEQEEEERKREENSTSNESIDDTKGDSKNAKKKNNKKTSKNKSSLSRANKKKPGMPNVSNDLSQKLYATMEKHKEVFFVIRLIAAPMANALPPISDPDPLMACDLMDGRDAFLTLARDKHLEFSSLRRSMWSSMCMLVELHNQSQDRFVYTCNECKHHVETRFHCTVCEDYDLCITCYNTKGHVHKMEKLGLGLDDESSNQAAATTQSPGDSRRLSIQRCIQSLVHACQCRNANCSLPSCQKMKRVVQHTKSCKRKTNGGCPICKQLIALCCYHAKHCQENKCPVPFCLNIKHKLRQQQLQHRLQQAQMLRRRMASMQRVGQTAPGGAPGGNGLPSPGANNGGTAPGTPTSIGTQPPTPQTPTQVNMPILPQQQGVGMGGMGTPGQQQQVQQQVGTMPQHHLHQFQTVGGAGGGGMMTSPQQQMVPQLQQQPPNIQQQQQQQQQQHPGNLPPYNPRLPGASPLHQSMGKPGLGPATPPQQQQPNQGQGSMPVQGQQQGPPLAAVETALKIQRLAETQRQMAQVQAQAQIRGLGQGGMIPPHPHHQNTQAQMGMPHIGAQGIPPQVQGVVGRTMLDPQQQGMLAGMQQGGPQSQLPPQVQQQLQQVQQGGVGQLQQANQQWGASGPAMNQQQRPGILGHMAPQPAVVQQQQMNQQQPQPGNRGLMQVMGVSGGAAGAPNSIAAAAASGNLPQAALQDLLRTLRSPSSPLQQQQVLNILRSNPTLMAAFIRQRAARYQGGQGGPGGAGGLPQGGPGGVRFQGAAGVLPGVGGPGANQLANMDGQQQVNVSQPGMNMAQGGAGGGNMPTMAQLQQLQQQQQQQQQQQLQQQQQQRPMLPGNLQQQQMAALQQQQQQQQQGALQAGQQGNINNMTPQFRELLMRRHLQQQQQRQQQQQQQMGNHGQFQQTQGLQQQQGQQGFIQPGQGQPGIAPASQPQPGGGGGPQQQQQGGPQSGPGPLVQQQGYSNSMSQVAAALHQRLQHQMQMQQQQQQQQQNSMSGLQGQEGGPGGGTGGPGGPPLQPGQGGPGQGQQQQGGGGGGPPLPQTSQGMLHQNIHQRLLQQQQQQQQQQHLGGGSPAQHSNPMSPQQQMVQSPHPHLQGQGGLGPSGSLSSQVRSPQPSPRPQSQPPHSSPSPRMQPSQTQPSPHRISPQTQTGSPHPGHLSQHPPSMAPPQPPQPQQQGLSQQQPGSSVDPGQFSSDQNSIMSQLSGMTGMHSGQGAQSDMLGGNNNSSNNNNNNQELGTNINHNSLDHM; encoded by the exons ATGGCCGAGAACGTTCTGGACTCTGGCCCGCCTTCAGCCAAGAGGCCTAAACTCTCGTCTCCGGCACTTTCCGCCTCCGCCAGCGATGGAAATG ATTTTGGCTCACTGTTTGACTTGGAGCATGATCTTCCTGACGAGCTTATCAGCTCTAATGAATCAGGCCTGGTTAATGGTGGGGACCTCAGCCAGTTGCACACTCTGGGAGGGGGACCTGCTGGGCTGGGTTCTGGTGGAGTGGCAGGAGGAATGGGACTTGGCCTTGGCGGAGGCCAGGATGCGGTGGCCAAGCACAAACAACTGTCAGAGCTTTTGCGTTCAGGTGCACCCACCTCGACCCAACAAGGGCACCAAGGAGTCATGGGCAGCCCAGGAGGCCCCAGCGCTATGGGGCAACACTTGGCGAACATGAAGGCATCGCCTGGCCAGGGTCCTCCGCAGATGATGGGCcaggggcagcagcagcacctctctcctcagcaGCAGGCCAACATgatgcagcagcaacagaatGCTGCAGCTGGAATGATGGGTGGCATGAACAGGGCCATGATGGGAGCGCAGCAGAAAGGCAATAAtggacagcagcagccaggcaTGATTGGGAGCCAGGTGATGAATGGCTCCCCCAGGATGAGCTTTGGGAATCAGGGAATGGGTGGCAACAGCAACCTGTTGGCTGAGACCCTACAGCAGCAGGGAGCTGGGGGCCAGGCTGGGATGAGAGGCCAGCAACCGGGAGCAATGAACAAG ATGGGGATGATGGGGAACCCGGGTGGCCCTTTTGGAGGTCCATATACAGGGCAGGGGAATCAAGGTCTGGGAGGCGCAGGGCTGGGCCCTCAGCTCCAGAACAAAGGTCCTCTGGGCAACAGCCTGGCCCAGTTCAATGTCGACAAGAAGAACCAGCCCATGCAAGGAATGGCCGCCATG GGCTCCCAGCAATCACAAACAGGTGTGGGCGGTCCCTCTGGCGCACCTGTGGGAGTAGCCCCAGGGATGCTGCCCAACACCCAGGCAGGTTTGGTTGGTCCCGGCGCCCAGGTTTCAGCAGCATCTGCTGCTGCCGGAGCACCACCCACGGCTGACCCTGAGAAGCGCAAGCTAATCCAGCAGCAACTGGTACTCCTGCTTCATGCACACAAGTGCCAGCGGCGGGAGCAGGCCAACGGGGAAGTCCGGCAGTGCAATCTGCCCCACTGCCGCACTATGAAGAACGTCCTCAACCACATGACTCACTGCCAGGCTGGCAAGTCCTGTCAGG TTCCTCATTGTGCATCATCAAGGCAGATCATCTCCCATTGGAAGAACTGCACGCGGCATGATTGTCCTGTCTGCCTGCCACTGAAGAATGCTGGAGACAAGAGGAACCCGCagtgtgagt CTCTACTCGGTGCAGCCGCTGCAGGTCTGGGCAGCTCTCTTGGGGCAGTACCCGGTGGCCAACCAAGTACTCCCAACCTCAACCCGCCGAGCCAGATTGACCCCAGCTCCATAGAAAGAGCCTACGCAGCCCTGGGCCTCACCTACCAGGGCAACCAGATCCAGGCTCCGACTGCCCAGCCCAATATGTCCAACCAAG GTGCGAATCCTATGGGAGTCAATGGAGGTCTGGGAGCTTCCCCTCAGAGCCAGCAAGCCAGCCTGCTACAGGATACCATGATGCACCTCAATGTGAACAGCCAAGG TCTGTTGAATGATGCCAGTGGGGTCGGGTCCATGCCCACAGCAGGCCCTCCCTCTTCCTCGGGCATGAGAAAAAGCTGGCATGAGGACATCACGCAGGACCTACGGAACCACTTGGTACACAAACT TGTTCAGGCCATCTTTCCGACTCCAGATCCTGCTGCTCTCAAGGACCGCCGAATGGAGAACCTGGTGGCCTATGCCAGAAAGGTTGAGGGAGACATGTATGAGTCGGCCAACAGTAGA GCTGAGTACTATCACCTGCTAGCGGAGAAGATCTATAAGATTCAGAAGGAgttggaggagaagaggaggaccCGGCTCCAGAAGCAGGGTCTGGGCCTTGGTCCTGCTGGCATGGGCCAGCCCCCCACTGGACTGCCTCCAA ACGGCCCCCTCCCTGACCCATCAATGGTGCGACCAGCTGGACCAAATCAGATGGTCAACAGGATGCAAGGCCCAG GTATGAATCAGTTCAATCAGATGGGAATGCAGTCTATGGGCCAGAGGTCCACGCCCCCTCTCCCCATTGGCGCATCTGGGAACCAG ATGGCAATGGTCGCTCCCAGGATGGGGCAGCCTAATGTCAACCAGTTGCAGAACCAGTATCTGTCCCAGGGACAGTTTCCTGGCTCAGGAGTTGGGTCACCTCAGCCCGGGATGGCCCAACCTGGAGCACAGACAGGCATGGCACAG ACGCAGATGGgcactcctccctctcttccagTGGCTAGTCCTCTAGCACAGCCAGGTTCTGCCGGTGGACCCAGTGGCGTCTCTTCAGTGGGGCCCATGGGTCCTCAGAGCGTGGGTAGCGGAGGTCCCAACTCAGCTGTTGGAGCCCCTGCTTCCTCGATGACTCCACCTAACACAAGCCAGCAACCCAACTCCATCCCCCACATGCGTGGCTCACCCTCCCCTGCTCACAGTCGATCTCCTACTCCTCACCAAACACCCCCCAGACTAGCTGGGTCCAAGACCCCACAGCCGCACACCCCGAATGCATCACAGCTGGGTCCACCTTCAGCCCCCCAGCAGAACCAGCTTGGCCAGGGCCCCGGCTCCAACAAGCCTCTCCAACAGCAGCACATGGGGTCCTCTGGTTCGACCACTCCATCTCACCCTGGGTTGGCTTCCAGTTCAACGCCGCATGGTGCTCAGCTGCCACGCACTCCG TTGTCCCAAAAGGGTTCATTTCCAACAGACAGTCAGGCCCATACTCCAGCCTCTGTTAGCAGCCTGGACACTTCCTCCCAACAGCCACAGTCAAACGCTTCAACTACCAACCTCGACCCCAAAATGGAGGTCAAACAGCAGGATGACGAGGACGAGAGCGACACCGGCAGCTGCTCCAAAGGAGGAAAGCTCAGTAACATCAAAACAGAGGAAAAGCCAGTGAAATTAGAGTTCAAAAAGGAAGAGTGTTCTggagagggaggtaaaggtgTTCCCATGGATACATCAACGACAATGCCGACAGCGAGTATCAAGATGGAAGACAGGAAACCAGAGGtaaagaaggaggtgaaggaggaagaggagacgtcTGACTCGGCTTCAACACAGGCCCCAGTGAAAAAGAAGA TCTTCAAGCCAGAGGAGCTTCGTCAGGCCTTGATGCCCACACTTGAATCTCTCTACAGACAAGATCCAGAGTCTCTGCCCTTCAGAATGCCTGTAGACCCCCAACTGCTGTGCATACCT GACTACTTTGATATTGTGAAGAATCCCATGGACTTGTCGACTATCAAACGAAAGCTGGACACAG GTCAGTACCAGGAGCCCTGGCAGTATGTGGATGACATCTGGCTGATGTTCAACAACGCCTGGCTGTACAACCGCAAAACATCCAGGGTCTACAAGTACTGCGCCAAACTGGCTGAGGTTTTTGAGCAGGAGATTGATCCTGTCATGCAGAGCCTTGGCTACTGTTGTGGGAGGAAG CTGGAGTTCTCTCCTCAGACACTGTGCTGCTACGGAAAGCAGCTGTGCACTATTCCCAGAGATGCTGCTTACTTCAGCTACCAGAACAG GTACCACTTCTGTGAGAAGTGTTTCAACGAGATCCAGGGAGAGACTGTTTCCTTGGGCGACGACCCCACCCAGCCACAGAC ATCAATAAACAAGGAACagtttgagaagaagaagaatgactCACTGGACCCTGAATT GCTTGTTGAATGTACAGACTGTGGGCGCAGGATGCATCAGATCTGTGTCTTGCATCATGAAACAATCTGGCCATCGGG CTTTGTGTGTGATGGCTGCTTAAAGAAGACAAACAAGACCAGGAAAGAGAACAAGTATTCTGCCAAAC GGTTACCCCAGACAAAGTTGGGCAGTTACTTGGAGATGAGAGTGAATGACTTCCTAAAGCGTCAGAGCCACACGGGCGCTGGAGAAGTCTCCATTCGCGTCGTCCACGTCTCTGACAAAGTGGCAGAGGTCAAACCAGGCATGAAGTCCAG ATTTGTGGACAGTGGAGAGATGTCCGAGTCTTTTCCATACAGGACAAAAGCCCTTTTTGCATTTGAGGACATTGACGGAGCAGACGTCTGCTTCTTTGGTATGCATGTTCAAGAGTACGGATCCGACTGCCCTCAGCCCAACCAGAG gcGAGTATACATCTCCTACCTGGACAGTGTTCACTTCTTCCGGCCTCGCGGCCTAAGAACAGCAGTCTACCACGAAGTCCTCATCGGCTACTTGGAATATGTCAGGAAGTTGGG CTACACCACTGGGCACATCTGGGCATGCCCACCAAGTGAAGGGGACGACTACATCTTCCACTGTCACCCTGCAGATCAGAAGATCCCAAAACCCAAACGCCTCCAAGAGTGGTACAAGAGGATGCTCGACAAAGCTGTGGCAGAGCGGATAGTGCACGATTACAAG GATGTCTTCAAGCAGGCGACAGAGGATCGTTTGACCAGTGCCAACGAGTTACCGTACTTTGAGGGAGACTTTTGGCCCAATGTGTTGGAAGAGAGCATCAAagagctggagcaggaggaggaggagaggaaaagggaggagaaCAGCACGTCCAATGAGAGTATTGAT GACACAAAAGGTGACAGTAAAAatgcaaagaagaagaacaacaagaagacgAGTAAGAACAAGAGCAGCCTGAGCCGAGCCAATAAGAAGAAGCCAGGGATGCCCAATGTCTCCAATGACCTTTCGCAGAAACTCTATGCCACTatggaaaaacacaaagag GTGTTCTTTGTGATCCGGCTGATCGCAGCACCCATGGCAAATGCATTGCCCCCTATTTCAGACCCGGATCCCCTGATGGCATGTGACCTCATGGACGGCCGTGATGCTTTCCTGACATTGGCCCGTGACAAACACCTAGAGTTCAGCTCACTGAGGAGGTCCATGTGGAGCTCCATGTGCATGTTGGTGGAGTTGCATAATCAAAGCCAGGACCGCTTCGTCTACACTTGTAATGAGTGCAAGCACCACGTGGAGACTCGTTTCCACTGTACTGTCTGTGAG GATTACGACCTCTGCATCACATGTTACAACACTAAGGGTCATGTGCACAAGATGGAGAAGTTAGGCCTTGGTTTAGATGATGAGAGCAGCAACCAGGCTGCCGCAACCACTCAGAGCCCTGGAGACTCTCGCCGTCTCAGCATCCAGCGCTGCATCCAGTCCCTCGTCCACGCCTGCCAGTGTCGAAACGCAAACTGCTCTCTGCCGTCCTGCCAGAAGATGAAGCGCGTTGTTCAGCACACAAAaagctgcaaaagaaaaaccaACGGTGGCTGCCCAATCTGCAAGCAGCTTATCGCCTTGTGTTGCTACCACGCTAAGCACTGTCAGGAGAACAAGTGCCCAGTTCCGTTCTGCCTGAACATCAAGCACAAGCTccgccagcagcagctgcagcataGACTCCAGCAAGCCCAGATGCTACGAAGGAGGATGGCCAGCATGCAAAGAGTTGGCCAAACTGCTCCTGGAGGAGCTCCTGGGGGCAATGGCCTGCCTTCTCCAGGAGCCAACAATGGAGGAACTGCTCCTGGTACCCCTACATCTATCGGCACACAACCTCCTACTCCACAGACACCCACCCAGGTGAACATGCCTATCCTTCCTCAGCAGCAAGGAGTTGGGATGGGAGGAATGGGAACACCGGGCCAGCAGCAGCAAGTTCAGCAGCAAGTTGGTACCATGCCTCAACACCATCTGCATCAGTTTCAGACGgtgggtggagcaggtggagggggGATGATGACCTCTCCTCAGCAGCAAATGGTGCCTCAGCTCCAGCAGCAACCTCCCAatatccagcagcagcagcagcagcagcagcagcagcaccctgGTAATTTGCCTCCATACAACCCCAGACTGCCTGGGGCTTCTCCTCTCCATCAGTCCATGGGCAAGCCTGGCCTGGGTCCAGCCACTCCACCGCAGCAGCAACAACCAAACCAGGGGCAGGGGTCCATGCCTGTTCAAGGCCAGCAGCAAGGGCCCCCTCTGGCTGCTGTAGAGACGGCCCTAAAAATCCAGCGCCTGGCAGAGACCCAGAGGCAGATGGCTCAGGTCCAGGCTCAAGCCCAGATACGTGGCTTGGGACAGGGAGGCATGATACCCCCACATCCCCACCACCAGAACACCCAGGCCCAGATGGGCATGCCCCACATTGGGGCCCAGGGCATACCCCCCCAGGTTCAAGGAGTTGTTGGCAGGACTATGTTAGACCCACAGCAACAGGGAATGCTGGCTGGAATGCAGCAAGGTGGCCCTCAGTCGCAGTTGCCACCTCAAgttcagcagcagctccagcaagTCCAGCAGGGAGGTGTTGGACAACTTCAGCAAGCAAACCAGCAGTGGGGTGCTAGTGGTCCAGCCATGAACCAACAACAAAGGCCAGGCATTTTGGGTCATATGGCACCGCAGCCAGCAGTTGTTCAGCAGCAGCAAATGAATCAGCAGCAGCCGCAACCAGGAAACCGCGGGCTGATGCAAGTAATGGGTGTATCAGGAGGGGCAGCAGGGGCACCTAATTCAAtagcagctgcagctgcatcaGGAAATCTTCCCCAGGCAGCACTACAAGACCTCCTGAGAACACTGCGCTCTCCAAGCTCACCCCTTCAACAGCAGCAAGTCCTCAACATCCTTCGTTCCAACCCAACCCTTATGGCTGCTTTTATCAGACAGAGAGCAGCCAGATATCAAGGTGGTCAGGGTGgcccaggaggagcaggagggctGCCACAAGGGGGCCCTGGAGGTGTGAGGTTCCAAGGGGCTGCTGGAGTACTGCCTGGTGTAGGAGGGCCTGGGGCTAACCAACTTGCTAACATGGATGGACAACAGCAGGTTAATGTGAGTCAGCCAGGGATGAACATGGCTCAAGGTGGAGCAGGGGGAGGGAATATGCCCACTATGGCCCAGCTTCAGCAgttgcaacagcagcagcagcagcagcaacaacaacaactgcaacaacaacaacaacagcggccAATGTTGCCTGGCAATCTACAGCAACAGCAAATGGCTgcattgcagcagcagcagcagcagcagcagcagggagcaTTGCAAGCAGGACAACAAGGCAACATTAACAATATGACGCCGCAGTTCAGAGAGCTGTTGATGAGAAGacacctgcagcagcagcagcaacgacagcagcaacaacaacaacagatggGAAACCACGGGCAGTTCCAGCAAACTCAAGGactccagcagcagcaaggCCAGCAAGGTTTTATCCAGCCTGGCCAAGGACAGCCAGGGATAGCCCCCGCTTCCCAACCCCAacctggaggtggagggggtccccagcagcagcagcaaggagGACCACAGAGTGGGCCAGGACCGCTAGTCCAGCAGCAAGGCTACTCCAACTCAATGTCACAAGTAGCTGCAGCGCTCCATCAAAGGCTCCAGCATCAGATgcagatgcagcagcagcagcagcaacagcagcaaaatTCAATGAGTGGGCTTCAAGGACAAGAGGGAGGGCCAGGTGGAGGCACGGGAGGACCAGGAGGGCCTCCGCTCCAGCCTGGACAAGGCGGACCAGGGCAggggcaacaacaacaaggtggtggaggtggagggccCCCACTGCCACAGACGTCCCAAGGCATGCTTCACCAGAACATCCACCAGAGGctcttgcagcagcagcagcagcagcagcagcagcagcatcttggTGGGGGCTCTCCAGCCCAGCACAGCAATCCCATGAGTCCCCAACAGCAGATGGTGcagtccccccacccccacctacAAGGACAAGGAGGACTTGGTCCATCAGGGTCGCTCAGCAGTCAGGTCAGGTCGCCTCAACCTTCGCCGCGGCCGCAGTCACAGCCGCCGCACTCCAGCCCATCCCCACGCATGCAGCCCTCCCAAACTCAGCCCTCACCTCACCGGATCTCCCCGCAGACCCAGACTGGCTCACCCCATCCAGGCCATCTAAGTCAACATCCCCCAAGTATGGCTCCACCCCAGCCTCCACAACCCCAACAGCAAGGGTTATCTCAGCAGCAGCCGGGTAGTTCTGTAGATCCTGGTCAGTTCAGCTCAGACCAGAACTCCATCATGTCCCAGCTGAGTGGGATGACAGGGATGCATAGTGGGCAGGGGGCACAGTCGGACATGTTGGGTGGgaataataacagcagcaacaacaacaacaacaaccaggagCTTGGAACGAACATTAACCATAACAGTTTAGACCATATGTAG